The window AATGACGAAGAGCCGAATAAAATATTTCATCTCAGGATATTCTGAATAATACCAACCGATTAAGCAGGAACCACTGATTCGAAGGAAGGGGGCTCACAGCTTTAGCGTGAGGGGAATTCCGTCAACTTCCATAGGTTCTATTGTATATTCATATCCATCGGCTTTACTTAACATTTTACAATTTTTATAAGTCGTTTCAGCTATTAATTTTCCGTGTTTATTTTTGATAACAAAACTACCCTTTTTTCTGCAAGCTACAGCACCAAAATGAGTTCCTTTGTATTTTCCTTTGGGTATGATGGCTTTAACAATATCTCCTGTTTGGAATCCAAAGAAACTCTTTTGTCTGGCCATATATCCCCTGGGAAACCCATATTTGTCAAGATTGGTTCTGCAGTGTGATCCTCTACCCTTTGCTTTGATGTGTAGAACCTGGTTTGTTTTGAACGTTATTTCATTTGGTGTTGAAGCACCAACACAAATTGCATCAAAATGATGATCTTTGGGTAGATTCAACCTGATTCTATTCATCTTAGTTCTCGCACCTGTCCCACATTCGACTTCAAGTCCAGTTTCTACAAGAACACTGTAGACTTTCCATCTGGTTGCAGTTACGAGTGCAGCATCTTTCAGTGTTTTCGTTGCTTGTTTTTGAATCTCAGGATACCCGAATTCTTCTGCTGTATTAGTCCCTTTTGCTTCGTTACAGGTCCTGCAGGCTAATGTTAGATTGGAAACTCTGTCAGTTCCTTTTCTTGCTCTTGGAATTATATGTTCTATTTCAAGGGGAACATTCTCTGCTCCGCAATATGCACATTTTCTATTCCATTTTTCAAGGAGATACTCTCTGACTTCATACCCCTGAAGTTCTCCTTGCTGATATTCAACACCCGAAACTTCAGGATTTTGTAATAGCTGGGTATCAAACTTAACATTTTCATATGAAATCTGAGTCAAAGGACACAGTTTTTGCAGTTTATCAACCCAATTTTGGATGTTGTCTACCCTGCTTTGCAGGGATGGGGAAAGCCAACCTTCTTTTCGTTTTCTGTTGTTGAATCTGGGTTTTCTATACCTGGTTGTTCTATTTCGTCGAGTTCTCCGCATTGCTCTGCGGCTATCCATATTGCTTTTAATACTGGTTTTGTGATGGATTTGAGCAAGTCCGATTACTTTAGAACCATTTAAGATAGCCAGACCTGTATGTCGGCTTCCGTAATCTATTTTTAATCTATATTCAGCTTTGTTTTCAGAAGTTTTCAACTCCTTGAGCCGAATTGTAAATGGATATTTTTTATGAATAACAGCTTTTCCTGATTTCAGCAATTTTCTGGCAACTGCTGAATGACAGGGACTTAATGGCTGTTTGTTTTTGTTTAATACGAAGATCATAATTGGATTTCTCCGATCTCAAATACAAGTTTTGCCTTATATCTGGTAACGTACTTTCGTATCTCTTCTCCCCAATGTTGAAAATGCTTGTCATGTATAGCACACCGTCCACATCTCGATAGGGCTTTTAATACTACACGATAGAGCTACAAATTGAAGAAGCGTTTGTAGGTATCATAACATTTTCAACGTAGTCAATTAAGACTTAGGGTGGTCAACAAGAGCCTATTCAAGCTCATCGCTTTAGCGTGAGAAGTTGACCAGAAAGTTCGAAGCCTGAAAATCAGAGGATTTATCTGCTGTTTATCTGGACAGCTCTTCCTCTGGCTGTTTATCTGGACAGCTCTTCCTCTGGCTGTTTATCTGGACAGCTCTTCCTCTGGCTGTTTATCTGGACAGCTCTTCCTCTGGCTGTTTATCTGGACAGCTCTTCCTTTGGCTGTTTATCTGGACAACTCTTCCTCTGGCTGTTTATTTGGATAGCTCTTCTTCTACTTCTTCGGCTCCGGCTTCAAGTTCACCCTTTTGCTGGGTATCGAACCGAAGTAAAAGTGCCTGAAACTCCCCGACGTGGGTTTTTTCTTCCTTTGCTATATCCAGGAGAATTGCTTTTATGTCCTTATTTTTGGTAAGGGAAGCCATTTGCTCGTAAAGGTTTACGGCATCCAGCTCGGCAATAATTCCGGCTCTGAGGATTTCCTTATCTATATCGTCTTCAGATACATTCGCAAGGTCTATAGGAATTTTTGATAACAATTTATTCACCCCTGCTTACTGTTTATGGAGGTATAATGATAAGTATTTTTACCAACCTCAAATTTTTATAACTATCTTCTCTCCTCTGGCGTTTGCAAGGTATTCTGATCAGCTGTAACTGAGCCTGTAGATTGCATTATTCTTATCATCCGACACAAGCAGAGCTCCGTCAGGCATTACGAGGACATCCACAGGCCTTCCCCAGGCTGCAAGTCCCTGGAGCCAGCCTTCGGCAAAAGGCTCATAACTTACAGGGGTTCCGTTTTCCAGCCTGACCAGGGTAACCCTGTATCCTATAGGAATTTTCCTGTTCCATGAGCCGTGTTCGGCAATAAAGATCTGGTTCCTGTATTCTTCAGGGAACATCGTGCCTGTGTAAAAGGTCATCCCAAGAGCAGCCACATGAGGACCCAGTTTTACCTCCGGTGACGTAAACTCGGAGCAGTTCCTGAGGTCTCCAAACTCCGGGTCAGGGATGTAGCCTGCATGGCAGTAGGGAAAGCCGAAATGCATCCCCGGTTCAGGCGCCCTGTTGAGTTCGTCAGGAGGTAAATCATCCCCGAGCCAGTCCCTGCCATTGTCAGTAAACCATAATTCTTCGGTTTCAGGGTTCCAGGCAAAACCGACCGTATTCCTTATCCCCCTTGCAAAGATTTCGAGCTGGCTCCCATCAGGCTCCATCCGCATGATCGTTCCATAACGTTCATCTTTTCCTTCGAAGTTGCAGATATTACAGGGCATCCCCACAGGCACGTACAGTTTTCCATCAGGACCGAATTTGAGGTATTTCCAGCCATGTGCATGGTCGGACGGGAAATCTCCGTTAACCACGATTGGCTCGGGCGGGTTTTCAAGCTTTGTTTCAATATCGTCATAGCGGATAACCCTGGAAACTTCGGCTACATACAGGGAACCATTCATGAATGCCACCCCATTTGGCATATCCAGGCCCTCGGCAAGCACAATTACATCATCAGCTTTATTGTCTCCGTTGCTGTCAGGGACTGCATAGACCTTCCCCGCGTCCCGGCTTCCTACAAAAAGTGTCCCGTTTGGGCTGAGAGTCATAGACCTTGCACCACCGACATTTTCGGCGTAATAGTCAATTGAAAAACCGGGCGGGAGCTCGATGCAGGCAAATCCTGACCCGTTTTCCCCGCAGTTATCAATCGGCACGGTTCTCAGGACGGCATAAGCTGCAAAAATAAGGACAACAAGAGCAAAAAATCCAAGTATTATCTTTATTCCCTTCATTTCCCCTCCATTTTGTTTGAAAGTTACTCTCATTTTAGAGTCATTGCAGCTTTGAGAAGTTCTTTTTCGGCTTCAGGGTTGGCGTATCCCCGCCCTTTCCAGCGGACAATGCTTTTCCGGTCCAGTAAATAAACGTAGGCGAGGTTCGTATTTTCCATTCCAAGGACTTCCTGGTAGCCGGAATAGTCCCCATAAAAGGTGACCACGTTATCGTGTTTCTCCACAGGGATCCCACCTCTCATCCCGGCATCAATCATCCAGGAGAGGACCTTCCAGCTTGCGTTTATCATCGGGACTTCGTAGATCGCAAACATGCTGTCTTTTCCAAACTCCTGCTCAAAAGGTTGAGTCCAGGAATCAATCATATTCTGTGAGCTTCGCACAAAAGCAATACAGACGAGTGCAACCTTTCCTTTTACTGCTTCCGGCAGGGTCATAATCCTGCCTGCAAGTGATTTTGATGTGATTTCAGGAAACAGCTGTCCTACGATATCTTTTCCAGTTTTTAAACTATTCTGCTCTGTTTTAATAAAATCCCCCCGGATATAAGCCAAATAAAAATCGAAGATATTATGATCATATATTTCTCGGCTTTATAGAAATGTTTTTTCAAGCTGCAGTTCAAGCCCCAAGGTTCGAATATTGAAGTTTAGATGACACAACTGAGGTCAACAAGTGAAAAAACGGCTTTTATATGTCATAGAGAGCCAGGTTTGCCTGTATCAGGTAAGCCTGCAGTATATAGATATTTACAGGAAGGGCTCTTATAGTAAGATCTATTTACTATTTACATTAAGGTTAAGGTGTCTATTTCGTACAATGAGAGAGAGCTGCTGCACCCTGTATGAAGGGTCTGTTACATTGGAGCCAGCAAGAATCGGCTGTCAGTGTCTCATTATTGCATTATGACAGTCTGTTTCATACTCACCTGACTTTCTATTTTATGGCGAGGATTTTATGAGGATAAACATTGCGCTGGCATTGACATCAGTTGTCTTTATGATGACGTGGGTTACAGGCTTTGTATCCATCATATTTCGTTCCATGTCTATTATAACACCGTATTTTATAATATCTGATTTACTTTTCATCGCCATCATCGAATTATTGAGCATTATATCTTTTTTTGGTTCCGTGCTTTTCTTAGTGGAAGCCAGAAAAACACTATCTCGATGGTATCTGGCAATCCCCCTGTGTATTTCTCTATCTGTATTCGTTATAACAAACTTTCTGGTTTATTCTAATGGAAAATCATTTCTTGGTGACCCAATAAGCACTTTAGAGGCTCTCTGGATCATTATACTGGCGTTATTGTCCCCCTGCTCGACATTATTATTTTTATCCTCAAATGGGCAAGATTATTCGACAAACGTATATGTTGCAGTTTCATCTGCAGCCAGCATTTTTTCGATGTTTTTTCTTTATCTCGTACTCAAAGAGATTTCAAAATGGTCAAGCATTGAGACGGTGTTGTTGCCCCTGGCTTTTTACTGGACTGTCTGCATGCCGGCTATAGGAGTGTGCTTTGTATCAAAAGCAATAATGTATACGAGAGAAGAATAACGTGCAAGAGTTCTGAATGGAACCTTTCATTATGGGTATACAGTCTGAAATGAATTTTATTACCAGGGTTATGTGGCTACTTTTTAGACCAGGCGGATTAATACTTTCACCCTACTTCCTCAAGCTTTGTTTACCTGTTTTATTCTATCTTATGTGATGCCTGCCCCCAATCCTGAAACGAACACTTTCGAAAGACGAATCACCTTCCATGTAGATATGGACAGCTTTTTTGCATCTGTAGAGGTCAGGGAAAGGCCAGAACTGAAAGGGCTGCCCGTAGTTGTGGGTTCTGATCCCAAAGGAGGGTCCAAAAGGGGAGTTGTAAGCACCTGTTCTTACGAGGCAAGAAAGTATGGAATCCACTCGACAATGCCTATTTCACAGGCTTACAGGCTCTGTCCGGGTGCTGTATTTTCACCTGTGAACATGAAGCTCTATGCGGGGGTTTCGGCAGGGATAATGGAACTTTTGCGGGGGTTTGCAGAAAAGTTCCAGCAGGTTAGTGTTGATGAAGCCTATCTTATACCCGGACCCGAGGTCAGGAATTTTGAAGAGGCTGCCCTCTATGCTCTCAAGATAAAGGATGAGGTGCAGAGGCAGCAGGGAATCACCTGTTCCGTAGGGGTTGGGCCGAACAAGCTTATTTCAAAAATTGCTTCGGGTTTTCAAAAGCCTGACGGGCTTACAGTTGTCAGGCCGGAAGATGTTCGGGATTTTCTCTTCCCTCTGCCGGTTTCAAAAATACCGGGAATAGGAGAAAAGACAACTGAAACCCTGAAAGGGATGGGAATAAGCAGGGTAGAAGAGCTGGCAAACTGTCAACTACCCGCCAATAAATTGGCAGGCATGTAATATTGCTTCGGTTGACCAGCTTAAGTATTAATTTACTACGTTGGATTTGTCATAACACCTGCAGGTGCTTCCTCAGCTTGTAGCTCTGTTGTATAATATTAAAAGTTCTGTAGGGTAGGAACGGTGTATTATGCTTAACAAGCATTTCCAACATTAGCGAGAGGAGACACGAACGTGCGTTACCGGAAGCAGGATTCATCTTACTTCTGAGATCGGAGAAATCCAATTATGATTTTCGTATTAAACAAAAACAAACAACCATTAAGTCCCTGTCATTCAGCAGTTGCCAGAAAATTGCTTAAAACAGGAAAAGCGGTTATTCATAAAAAATATCCATTCACAATTAGACTAAAAGAGTTGAAATATTCCGAAAATAAAGCTGAATTCCGATTAAAAATAGACTATGGAAGCCGACACACAGGTTTAGCTATCTTAAATGGTTCTAAAGTAATTGGGCTTGCTCAAATCCATCACAAAACCAGTATTAAAAGCAATATGGATAGCCGCAGAGCAATGCGGAGAACTCGACGAAATAGAACAACCAGGTATAGAAAACCCAGATTCAACAACAGAAAACGAAAAGAAGGTTGGCTTCCTCCATCCCTGCAAAGCAGGGTAGACAACATCCAAAATTGGGTTGCTAAACTGCAAAAGTTATGTCCGTTAACCCATATTTCGTATGAAAATGCCAAATTTGATACCCAGCTAATGCAAAATCCTGAAGTTTCAGGTGTTGAATATCAGCAAGGAGAACTTCAGGGATACGAAGTTAGGGAATATTTGCTCGAAAAATGGGGGAGAAAATGCGCATATTGCGGAGCAGAGAATGTTCCCCTGGAGATAGAACATATAATTCCAAGAGCAAGAAAAGGAACTGACAGAGTTTCCAATCTAACATTAGCCTGCAGGACTTGCAATGAAGCAAAAGGAACCATGACAGCAGAAAAATTCGGGTATCCTGAGATTCAAAAACAAGCAAGAATACCACTGAGGGATGCTACACTCGTAACTGCTACACGATGGAAAGTCTACAACACACTCACAGAAAAGGGACTTGAAGTCGAATGTGGCACAGGTGCAAGGACGAAAATGAATAGAATCAAGTTAAATCTACCCAAAGATCATCATTTTGATGCAATTTGTGTTGGTGCTTCAACACCAAATAAAATAATATTCAAAACAAATTCAGTACTTCACATAAAAGCAAAAGGTAGAGGATCACATTGCAGAACCAATCTTGATAAGTACGGATTTCCGAGAGGGTATCTGACTAGACAAAAGAGTTTCTTTGGGTTCCAAACAGGAGATATTGTTAAAGCCATCATACCCAAAGGAAAATACAAAGGAATTTTTTTTGGTGCTGTAGCTTGTAGAAAAACAGGTTATTTTGATATTAAAAATAAAGAAGGTGTTAGAATAGGGCAGGGAATTAATCATAAATATTGCAATATTTTGAGTAGAGCAGATGGATATGAATATGCCACAGAGCATTTGGAAGTTGACGGAATTCCTCCTACGACTGAAGTCATAGGCATCCTTCCTTAATTTATCGTGAAAATCTCCGGGTCCCTGGATATTCTTGTAGAGAGCGTGCATGGTTCCCTCCTGAAACACCATTTTCTTTTCAAAACCGTAACTCTTATAGTGCGCTTTGAGGACTTTTCCACCTATACGCGCTCAAGGACTCTTCCCATCTGGACTTCTGATCTCTTCGTGATCAAAAGAACAGCCATTCAGCTTTTGTCGGAATTCATGGGCAGGCGGAAATTCAGGTTTGTAGGTGTAGGGGTCACAAAATTTAGGGAAAGAGATGAGAGGCAAACTCTGATTACGGATTTTCCTTAATTTTGGGATCGACTCCCTAAAGTAGCCAGGTCCCGTACAGTATAGCATTTTATAGCATAAACTCTAATTTAGGTCCGATGGAAAGATCTCCAAAAATGGTGCTGGCTCTTATTATCATCATCATCCTTACTGCAATCATAGCCTATGCTGTGCTGCCGTACAAAAATTACTTTTTCAGCGCCTTCATCCTTTTTGTCATCTTCAGGCCTTTTTATCACTTCCTCCGGAAAAGAGTCCGTCTTGGCCGGTCTCTTGCCTCAGTCTTCGTGATAATAATTTCTATCTTTGTCGTATTGATTCCCTTTTACTTTCTCCTCAGTGTCATTGTCAGTGAAACCCAGCAGATTTTAACAGACCAGGCGTCCATAATCGCGTCCATAAAAGTCGGAGGTCAGCTGTTAACAAGTTTCCTCTCCCACCTGAACATCCCTCAGGAATCCCTGCAAACGAATCTCGAGGGTAAAGTGATGGGTTTCATCTCGGACGCTGTCAGTTTCACAAGCAGATTCATCCTGGGCTCAATCCAGGGTCTCAGCCAGCAATTCGTGGGCCTTACAATCATGTACTTCCTGCTTTACTATCTTTTTACAGGAGAGGACTCTTCTTTCATGCAGAAAATTTCTGTAGCAATTCCTTTCAATGAAGAGAACACCGCCATACTCCTGCAGGAGTTCAAAACCGTTGTCCGCACAACCCTTACTGCCAGCGGGGCCATCGCTCTTGTTCAGGGGGGGATCCTTACCATCGTTTTTCTCTTTTTCGGAATTCAAGGAGCTTTTCTCTGGGGCTCCATTGCAGCAATTCTGTCTTTTTTGCCTGTTGTCGGGGCGCCTTTTGTCTGGGTGC is drawn from Methanosarcina lacustris Z-7289 and contains these coding sequences:
- a CDS encoding PQQ-dependent sugar dehydrogenase translates to MKGIKIILGFFALVVLIFAAYAVLRTVPIDNCGENGSGFACIELPPGFSIDYYAENVGGARSMTLSPNGTLFVGSRDAGKVYAVPDSNGDNKADDVIVLAEGLDMPNGVAFMNGSLYVAEVSRVIRYDDIETKLENPPEPIVVNGDFPSDHAHGWKYLKFGPDGKLYVPVGMPCNICNFEGKDERYGTIMRMEPDGSQLEIFARGIRNTVGFAWNPETEELWFTDNGRDWLGDDLPPDELNRAPEPGMHFGFPYCHAGYIPDPEFGDLRNCSEFTSPEVKLGPHVAALGMTFYTGTMFPEEYRNQIFIAEHGSWNRKIPIGYRVTLVRLENGTPVSYEPFAEGWLQGLAAWGRPVDVLVMPDGALLVSDDKNNAIYRLSYS
- a CDS encoding AI-2E family transporter, whose product is MERSPKMVLALIIIIILTAIIAYAVLPYKNYFFSAFILFVIFRPFYHFLRKRVRLGRSLASVFVIIISIFVVLIPFYFLLSVIVSETQQILTDQASIIASIKVGGQLLTSFLSHLNIPQESLQTNLEGKVMGFISDAVSFTSRFILGSIQGLSQQFVGLTIMYFLLYYLFTGEDSSFMQKISVAIPFNEENTAILLQEFKTVVRTTLTASGAIALVQGGILTIVFLFFGIQGAFLWGSIAAILSFLPVVGAPFVWVPAVIIQLLQQDYAAGTGIFIAGLVISTVDNFLRPAIQNKVGAIHPFQSLLGIIIGISLFGLIGIVIGPLLLSYFILTVKMFSEEYLSDRT
- a CDS encoding DinB/UmuC family translesion DNA polymerase, with product MKISGSLDILVESVHGSLLKHHFLFKTVTLIVRFEDFSTYTRSRTLPIWTSDLFVIKRTAIQLLSEFMGRRKFRFVGVGVTKFRERDERQTLITDFP
- the iscB gene encoding RNA-guided endonuclease IscB, whose product is MIFVLNKNKQPLSPCHSAVARKLLKSGKAVIHKKYPFTIRLKELKTSENKAEYRLKIDYGSRHTGLAILNGSKVIGLAQIHHKTSIKSNMDSRRAMRRTRRNRTTRYRKPRFNNRKRKEGWLSPSLQSRVDNIQNWVDKLQKLCPLTQISYENVKFDTQLLQNPEVSGVEYQQGELQGYEVREYLLEKWNRKCAYCGAENVPLEIEHIIPRARKGTDRVSNLTLACRTCNEAKGTNTAEEFGYPEIQKQATKTLKDAALVTATRWKVYSVLVETGLEVECGTGARTKMNRIRLNLPKDHHFDAICVGASTPNEITFKTNQVLHIKAKGRGSHCRTNLDKYGFPRGYMARQKSFFGFQTGDIVKAIIPKGKYKGTHFGAVACRKKGSFVIKNKHGKLIAETTYKNCKMLSKADGYEYTIEPMEVDGIPLTLKL
- a CDS encoding ferritin family protein; this translates as MLSKIPIDLANVSEDDIDKEILRAGIIAELDAVNLYEQMASLTKNKDIKAILLDIAKEEKTHVGEFQALLLRFDTQQKGELEAGAEEVEEELSK
- the iscB gene encoding RNA-guided endonuclease IscB: MIFVLNKNKQPLSPCHSAVARKLLKTGKAVIHKKYPFTIRLKELKYSENKAEFRLKIDYGSRHTGLAILNGSKVIGLAQIHHKTSIKSNMDSRRAMRRTRRNRTTRYRKPRFNNRKRKEGWLPPSLQSRVDNIQNWVAKLQKLCPLTHISYENAKFDTQLMQNPEVSGVEYQQGELQGYEVREYLLEKWGRKCAYCGAENVPLEIEHIIPRARKGTDRVSNLTLACRTCNEAKGTMTAEKFGYPEIQKQARIPLRDATLVTATRWKVYNTLTEKGLEVECGTGARTKMNRIKLNLPKDHHFDAICVGASTPNKIIFKTNSVLHIKAKGRGSHCRTNLDKYGFPRGYLTRQKSFFGFQTGDIVKAIIPKGKYKGIFFGAVACRKTGYFDIKNKEGVRIGQGINHKYCNILSRADGYEYATEHLEVDGIPPTTEVIGILP